In a single window of the Halobaculum lipolyticum genome:
- a CDS encoding alpha/beta hydrolase, translating to MSDALLEPDREPARRVAAERPSRERFSTRRLSVDVDGDSCAATLYRPRDVDRPATVILANGFAAEAAFGLDRIAERLADAGYAAVTFDYRGFGDSEGEPLVLPGRQVADWSATVDRVRGIETLGDGIALWGVSLSGGHVVRVAAERDDVDAVVARTPFADGRSLLRSKSPGYLLRATAAGVRDRVGGPVGRPRRVKVYGRPDEFAALNEPGALDGYAALIPRDSTWQNRTRARSLLALPRYRPVTDAESVRCPALVVAGTDDEVVPYATAETLAERLPESSLVALPMGHFDAWDDRFVEVLAHEVAFLDAALGDRTGTVARTDTAERHI from the coding sequence GTGAGCGACGCCCTCCTCGAACCCGACCGCGAGCCGGCCCGCCGCGTCGCCGCCGAGCGCCCGTCGCGCGAACGGTTCTCGACGCGACGGCTCTCCGTCGACGTCGACGGCGACAGCTGCGCCGCCACCCTCTACCGCCCCCGCGACGTCGACCGTCCGGCGACGGTGATCCTCGCGAACGGCTTCGCCGCCGAGGCCGCCTTCGGGCTGGACCGGATCGCCGAACGGCTCGCGGACGCGGGGTACGCGGCGGTGACGTTCGACTACCGCGGCTTCGGCGACTCCGAAGGGGAGCCGCTCGTCCTCCCCGGGCGACAGGTGGCCGACTGGTCGGCGACCGTCGACCGCGTCCGGGGTATCGAGACGTTGGGCGACGGCATCGCGCTGTGGGGCGTCTCCCTGTCGGGCGGCCACGTCGTCCGCGTCGCCGCCGAGCGCGACGACGTCGACGCCGTCGTCGCGCGAACCCCCTTCGCCGACGGGCGGAGCCTGCTGCGGAGCAAGTCCCCGGGCTACCTCCTCCGCGCGACGGCGGCGGGCGTCCGCGACCGCGTCGGCGGACCGGTCGGCCGCCCCCGCCGGGTGAAGGTGTACGGCCGTCCCGACGAGTTCGCCGCGCTGAACGAACCGGGCGCCCTCGACGGCTACGCCGCGCTGATCCCGCGCGACTCGACCTGGCAGAACCGGACCCGTGCGCGCTCGCTGCTGGCGCTGCCTCGCTACCGCCCGGTGACCGACGCGGAGTCGGTCCGCTGTCCCGCGCTCGTCGTCGCCGGCACCGACGACGAGGTGGTGCCGTACGCGACCGCCGAGACGCTCGCCGAGCGGCTGCCCGAGTCGTCGCTGGTCGCGCTCCCGATGGGCCACTTCGACGCGTGGGACGACCGCTTCGTCGAGGTGTTGGCCCACGAGGTGGCGTTCCTCGACGCCGCGCTCGGTGACCGAACGGGGACGGTAGCTCGCACGGATACGGCCGAAAGACATATTTAA
- a CDS encoding DUF7490 domain-containing protein, with product MTRERRLVAAATAVLLVALLGVAVGPGVLANPDADEITRPGRVSIAESPAIDPGATDGATAELTLHTRIGHGGNPTENVSVRYRAYDAESGLLTTETTVDLPTLTGDRSVPLNTTIEVPREGGYVIETVVFRDGQVVDRDRTQVSGLEALGTAVRFTRSDAVPPLSVSVAAVDADANRTTLSVAASLTNRGAEATDDLRVEVILRQAESNLVAARTSTTAGDIGPGRTADATSELTVPSGYNYYVDAAVYRDGVLVDTARSVANLDPTETIAANETRREVEFEVGDFAGGDDAPERTEAPRATETSMSAPGFGPVVALVALLAAALLAVRRTRS from the coding sequence ATGACACGAGAACGACGGTTGGTCGCGGCCGCGACCGCCGTCCTGCTCGTCGCCCTCCTCGGGGTCGCCGTCGGTCCCGGCGTCCTCGCGAACCCGGACGCGGACGAGATCACTCGTCCCGGGCGGGTGTCCATCGCCGAGTCGCCGGCGATCGACCCGGGGGCGACCGACGGCGCCACGGCGGAGTTGACGCTCCACACACGCATCGGCCACGGCGGCAACCCCACCGAGAACGTCTCCGTGCGCTACCGGGCGTACGACGCCGAGTCGGGGCTGTTGACGACCGAGACGACGGTCGACCTCCCGACGCTGACCGGCGACCGGAGCGTCCCGCTGAACACGACGATCGAGGTGCCGCGCGAGGGCGGCTACGTGATCGAGACGGTCGTCTTCCGCGACGGACAGGTGGTCGACCGCGACCGGACGCAGGTGTCCGGACTGGAGGCGCTCGGCACGGCGGTGCGGTTCACCCGCAGCGACGCGGTGCCGCCGCTGTCGGTGTCGGTCGCCGCCGTCGACGCCGACGCGAACCGGACGACGCTGTCGGTCGCGGCGTCGCTGACGAACCGTGGCGCCGAGGCGACCGACGACCTCCGGGTGGAGGTGATCCTCCGACAGGCGGAGTCGAACCTCGTCGCCGCGCGCACGTCGACGACCGCCGGCGACATCGGTCCCGGCCGCACCGCCGACGCGACGTCGGAGCTGACCGTGCCGAGCGGCTACAACTACTACGTCGACGCCGCGGTGTACCGCGACGGCGTGCTCGTCGACACCGCGCGGTCGGTGGCGAACCTCGACCCGACCGAGACCATCGCCGCCAACGAGACGCGCCGCGAGGTCGAGTTCGAGGTCGGCGACTTCGCCGGCGGCGACGACGCCCCGGAACGGACGGAGGCGCCGCGGGCGACCGAGACGAGCATGTCCGCGCCCGGCTTCGGGCCGGTCGTCGCGCTCGTCGCCCTGCTGGCGGCGGCGCTGCTGGCGGTACGGAGGACCCGATCATGA
- a CDS encoding universal stress protein, giving the protein MVLYVLATNSVHTSDQLCDYLGDRLAPGDEVHAINAHPGGDATSSGDAREGENALETVAAELGSVDGVAVETHQFIRGNQPADEVLAYADEVDADEFVIGIRKRSPTGKALFGSVAQDILLGSNIPLRVVPREEV; this is encoded by the coding sequence ATCGTGTTGTACGTTCTCGCCACCAACTCGGTGCACACCAGTGACCAATTGTGCGACTACCTCGGCGACCGCCTCGCCCCCGGCGACGAGGTCCACGCGATCAACGCCCACCCCGGCGGCGACGCGACCAGTTCCGGGGACGCGCGCGAGGGCGAGAACGCCCTCGAGACCGTCGCGGCCGAACTCGGCTCGGTCGACGGCGTCGCTGTCGAGACGCACCAGTTCATCCGGGGGAACCAGCCGGCCGACGAGGTGCTCGCGTACGCCGACGAGGTCGACGCCGACGAGTTCGTGATCGGCATCCGCAAGCGGTCGCCGACCGGGAAGGCGCTGTTCGGGAGCGTGGCTCAGGACATCCTCCTCGGGTCGAACATCCCGCTGCGCGTCGTCCCGCGCGAAGAAGTCTGA
- a CDS encoding TIGR00300 family protein, translating into MTVSDVVELEGHIIDSGLMERAFTVVMDLGGEFDIEEFEVGTTKTAETYCRMRVSAPDEATLDPILHELHQSGATLASPTDATLEPAPADNVVPDGFYSTTNHPTDVRIDGEWVPVADIEMDCAVVVENGGPDEVTARTKVLNAIEAGDMVVTGDAGIRVRPPERPRDSSGPFGFMRGGVSAERPSRSLIRDIAEAIAETKAQDGRVLCVAGPAVIHAGGGPGLARLVREGYVDAVSAGNGFAVHDMERSMYGTSLGMNVETMEHPRKGHKHHIYTISEVIRAGGIEAAVEEGLVTEGVMYECVTNDRDFVLAGSIRDDGPLPDTITDAVEAQNAIRKQAHEADLVLMLSSLLHSVAVGNCLSSTTRTVCVDINPATVTQLLDRGSAQAVGMVTDVGTFVPMLAEELLE; encoded by the coding sequence ATGACTGTCAGCGACGTGGTCGAACTGGAGGGCCACATCATCGACTCCGGACTCATGGAGCGGGCGTTCACCGTCGTGATGGACTTGGGCGGGGAGTTCGACATCGAGGAGTTCGAGGTCGGCACGACGAAGACGGCCGAGACGTACTGTCGAATGCGCGTCAGCGCCCCCGACGAGGCGACCCTCGACCCGATCCTCCACGAACTCCACCAGTCGGGGGCGACGCTCGCCTCGCCGACGGACGCGACGCTGGAGCCGGCGCCCGCCGACAACGTCGTCCCCGACGGCTTCTACTCGACGACGAACCACCCGACGGACGTCCGGATCGACGGCGAGTGGGTCCCCGTCGCCGACATCGAGATGGACTGCGCCGTGGTCGTCGAGAACGGCGGTCCCGACGAGGTGACCGCCCGGACGAAGGTGCTCAACGCCATCGAGGCGGGCGACATGGTCGTGACGGGCGACGCGGGCATCCGGGTGCGTCCGCCGGAGCGCCCGCGAGACTCCTCCGGGCCGTTCGGCTTCATGCGCGGCGGCGTCTCCGCCGAGCGCCCCTCGCGGTCGCTCATCCGCGACATCGCCGAGGCCATCGCCGAGACGAAAGCGCAGGACGGGCGCGTGCTGTGTGTCGCCGGACCGGCGGTGATCCACGCCGGCGGCGGTCCCGGGCTGGCGCGCCTCGTCCGGGAGGGGTACGTCGACGCCGTCTCCGCGGGCAACGGCTTCGCCGTCCACGACATGGAGCGGTCGATGTACGGCACGAGCCTCGGGATGAACGTCGAGACGATGGAGCACCCCCGGAAGGGGCACAAACACCACATCTACACGATCAGCGAGGTGATCCGCGCGGGCGGTATCGAGGCCGCCGTCGAGGAGGGACTGGTCACCGAGGGCGTCATGTACGAGTGCGTCACGAACGACCGCGACTTCGTGCTCGCGGGCTCTATCCGCGACGACGGGCCGCTGCCGGACACGATCACCGACGCCGTCGAGGCGCAAAACGCCATCCGGAAGCAAGCCCACGAGGCCGACCTCGTCCTCATGCTGTCGTCGCTGCTGCACTCCGTCGCGGTGGGGAACTGCCTGTCGTCGACGACGCGGACCGTCTGCGTCGACATCAACCCCGCGACCGTCACCCAACTGCTCGACCGCGGCTCCGCGCAGGCGGTCGGGATGGTGACGGACGTGGGGACGTTCGTCCCGATGTTGGCCGAAGAGCTGCTGGAGTAG
- a CDS encoding universal stress protein has product MLYVLATNSVERSEALCAYLVPRVDDGDTVHAVNSQRGGDRTSQEQLDLGTEALAVVNERLSPVTAVETHQLVRGNSPAEDVLAFVDRYEADEIVMGVRKRTPASKILFGSVAQDVLANSPVPMRVVPVLGAR; this is encoded by the coding sequence ATGCTGTACGTGCTCGCCACGAACTCGGTCGAACGGAGCGAGGCCCTCTGTGCGTACCTCGTCCCGCGCGTCGACGACGGGGACACCGTCCACGCCGTCAACTCCCAGCGCGGCGGCGACCGCACCTCACAGGAGCAACTCGACCTCGGCACGGAGGCGCTGGCGGTCGTCAACGAGCGCCTGTCGCCGGTGACCGCCGTCGAGACCCACCAGCTCGTGCGGGGGAACTCGCCCGCCGAGGACGTGCTCGCGTTCGTCGACCGCTACGAGGCCGACGAGATCGTCATGGGCGTACGCAAGCGGACGCCCGCCTCGAAGATCCTGTTCGGGAGCGTCGCACAGGACGTCCTCGCGAACTCGCCGGTGCCGATGCGGGTCGTACCGGTGCTCGGCGCCCGATAG